A portion of the Thermosediminibacter oceani DSM 16646 genome contains these proteins:
- a CDS encoding exodeoxyribonuclease VII small subunit yields MAEYKYEDAIARLEEIIEKLEKGNLSLEESLSLFEEGIRLTKICTKILDEAEGRVQVLIKDLNGEIDFKDFNGGCI; encoded by the coding sequence ATGGCAGAGTATAAATATGAAGATGCAATCGCACGGCTTGAGGAGATTATCGAAAAGCTTGAAAAAGGTAATTTATCGCTGGAGGAATCGCTGAGCCTCTTTGAGGAAGGAATAAGGCTTACAAAGATATGCACAAAGATATTGGATGAAGCAGAGGGACGAGTTCAGGTTTTGATCAAGGATTTGAACGGAGAGATTGATTTTAAAGATTTTAACGGAGGGTGTATCTGA
- a CDS encoding NAD(+)/NADH kinase — protein MKKIGLFVNPSKKKAVNLAENLIRWLKENDYVVYTDKNVADKLGFPVEAKSLEELAKSIDLAITLGGDGTLLAIARKMAPHDIPVLGINLGHLGFLTEIEVPDLFRDFEQLKANKYNIERRMMIEAQVLRENKIMEKFLALNDVVITKGPFARLIRLKARVNDAYIDTYNADGLIISTPTGSTAYSLSAGGPIVNPNMELLLLTPICPHTLQNRSIIMSKDDVINVQILAEHQEIMLTVDGQQGYELLPNDKVIVKKSDFYTKLVRIKSRSFYDILRKKLRESNCQ, from the coding sequence TTGAAAAAAATAGGACTTTTTGTAAACCCTTCGAAAAAAAAAGCGGTGAACCTGGCCGAGAATCTGATCAGATGGTTGAAAGAAAATGACTACGTAGTATATACCGACAAGAACGTTGCCGATAAGTTAGGTTTTCCTGTAGAGGCTAAAAGCTTGGAGGAACTGGCGAAAAGTATCGACCTGGCCATAACACTGGGTGGCGACGGTACACTGCTTGCCATAGCGAGAAAGATGGCACCCCATGATATACCTGTGCTTGGGATAAACCTTGGGCACCTTGGATTTCTTACCGAGATAGAAGTGCCGGATTTGTTCAGGGATTTTGAACAGTTAAAGGCCAACAAATACAATATAGAACGGCGAATGATGATAGAAGCTCAAGTACTGAGGGAAAATAAAATTATGGAAAAATTTTTAGCATTAAACGATGTAGTTATAACGAAAGGTCCCTTTGCAAGATTAATAAGATTGAAAGCCAGGGTTAATGACGCTTATATCGATACTTATAACGCCGACGGCCTCATAATTTCCACCCCTACGGGGTCTACGGCATACTCCCTTTCAGCAGGTGGACCAATAGTAAATCCTAATATGGAACTTTTGCTGCTGACCCCCATTTGTCCTCATACCCTCCAGAATCGTTCCATCATAATGTCAAAAGACGACGTCATTAATGTTCAGATTCTGGCGGAGCACCAGGAAATAATGCTTACAGTGGACGGACAACAGGGATACGAACTCCTGCCGAACGACAAAGTCATTGTAAAAAAATCGGATTTTTATACAAAATTGGTTCGCATCAAAAGCAGGAGTTTTTACGATATTTTACGGAAAAAATTAAGGGAGTCAAATTGCCAATAA
- a CDS encoding SpoIIIAH-like family protein: protein MFMFKRKTVLIIMFLGLLVFSIYLMLIGNYPKVIYKNSGTPEAEDVAALKTSEGDNASAKNAGEKDFFIDYRLERDRLRSQEADYLREIINNPNASQESKEKAQKDLIALAEKVEKEMMVENLIKAKGFEDAIIIISGDSVNVIVRSDGLSQKEVAQITDVVTRATGYPMDKITIVERK from the coding sequence ATGTTCATGTTTAAGAGGAAGACGGTATTGATAATAATGTTTTTAGGCTTGCTGGTATTTTCAATATACCTCATGCTGATCGGAAACTATCCTAAGGTCATCTACAAGAACTCGGGCACACCCGAAGCTGAGGATGTAGCTGCTTTGAAAACATCGGAAGGGGATAATGCTAGTGCCAAAAATGCGGGCGAGAAAGACTTTTTTATAGACTACCGCCTGGAGAGAGATCGCCTAAGAAGCCAGGAAGCCGACTATCTGAGAGAAATTATAAATAATCCAAATGCAAGCCAGGAGTCAAAAGAAAAGGCACAAAAGGATCTCATAGCCCTGGCAGAAAAAGTTGAAAAGGAAATGATGGTCGAAAATCTTATTAAAGCCAAGGGCTTCGAGGATGCGATTATAATCATTTCAGGAGATTCGGTGAACGTCATAGTGAGATCTGATGGCCTCTCGCAAAAAGAAGTGGCACAAATAACCGATGTGGTAACAAGGGCCACCGGCTATCCCATGGATAAGATAACGATTGTCGAAAGAAAATAA
- a CDS encoding arginine repressor: MKAKRHMKIREIIREKPIETQEELAEELRKCGFNVTQATVSRDIKELRLVKVLRDNKHYCYSEPDKSTIISDKLVRMFRDSIVSIDSAENLVVIKTLSGTAQAAAAAAIDGLNWRDIVVGTVAGDDTILVVTRSKSAVKELVEKLESLIK; the protein is encoded by the coding sequence TTGAAGGCGAAAAGACACATGAAGATAAGGGAGATCATCAGAGAAAAACCAATAGAGACACAAGAAGAACTGGCAGAAGAGCTTAGAAAGTGCGGATTTAATGTGACCCAGGCTACAGTTTCCCGCGACATCAAAGAACTGAGGCTGGTTAAAGTTCTCAGAGATAATAAGCATTACTGTTATTCGGAACCTGATAAATCCACTATTATCTCCGATAAATTAGTGAGGATGTTCAGGGATTCCATAGTCAGTATAGATTCGGCTGAAAACCTGGTCGTGATAAAGACACTTTCGGGGACAGCACAAGCTGCAGCAGCCGCCGCGATAGACGGCCTGAACTGGAGAGATATAGTGGTGGGTACCGTCGCAGGAGATGATACCATATTGGTTGTAACCCGTTCCAAGTCCGCGGTAAAAGAACTCGTGGAAAAATTAGAAAGCCTTATTAAATGA
- the spoIVB gene encoding SpoIVB peptidase, which produces MLVYSKNRKLIGVFIAIMITLVAFSPQFSGLNRFPDRIRVIEGKEHTLNFRIPFTLQLFAKSSDYLIINGAALKDRMNVNLKNPLSIKSSRLGTYDLEFRLFGIIPVKKMKLEVLPEVKVIPGGHSIGVKLRPDGVIVVGIASVIDEKGKTSYPAREAGIQVGDTISMVNGYKIYTAEELSRIVNRDEDKIVTLTVKRNGKTFETQLGAVKSRDGIYQIGLWVRDIAAGVGTLTFYDPESGYYGALGHIISDSDTGRIVEVGQGEIIRASITSIAPARKNVPGEKRGVFVEEDRVMGNILTNTQFGIFGRMYEPVKNPYYSEIPVALASFAHEGKAQILTVIDGERIEKFDIEIQKIVRQNFPSTKGMIIKIIDPRLIEKTGGIVQGMSGSPIIQDGYLVGAVTHVFVNDPTRGYGVFAEWMIEEISKLKIERQVSNF; this is translated from the coding sequence GTGTTGGTTTACAGCAAAAATAGGAAATTAATCGGCGTTTTTATCGCAATAATGATAACTCTAGTAGCATTTTCCCCTCAATTTTCAGGGTTAAACAGGTTCCCCGACAGAATAAGGGTAATCGAAGGAAAAGAACATACGTTGAATTTTAGAATTCCCTTTACCCTTCAGCTCTTTGCCAAAAGCTCGGATTATTTAATAATTAACGGTGCTGCGCTTAAGGACAGGATGAATGTAAATTTAAAAAACCCCCTTTCTATCAAATCTTCACGCCTGGGAACCTATGATTTGGAGTTCAGGTTATTTGGAATAATCCCCGTTAAAAAGATGAAACTTGAAGTATTGCCGGAGGTGAAAGTCATACCTGGAGGGCATTCGATAGGTGTAAAACTGAGACCTGACGGGGTTATTGTGGTTGGCATTGCTTCGGTTATAGATGAAAAGGGAAAAACCAGCTACCCGGCCAGAGAAGCTGGTATCCAGGTGGGAGATACCATCTCCATGGTAAACGGATATAAGATTTATACTGCTGAGGAATTATCAAGAATAGTAAACAGGGATGAGGATAAAATTGTAACTTTAACGGTTAAAAGAAACGGAAAAACTTTCGAGACCCAATTAGGTGCGGTAAAAAGCAGGGACGGTATATATCAGATTGGACTTTGGGTCAGGGATATAGCTGCGGGAGTTGGCACCCTAACCTTTTATGACCCCGAATCCGGCTATTACGGCGCCCTGGGTCATATAATATCCGATTCCGATACGGGTAGGATTGTAGAGGTCGGGCAGGGAGAAATCATTAGAGCGAGCATAACCTCTATTGCACCGGCGAGAAAAAACGTACCTGGGGAAAAACGGGGGGTTTTTGTTGAAGAAGATAGAGTGATGGGTAATATATTGACTAACACCCAATTCGGTATTTTTGGAAGAATGTACGAACCTGTAAAAAATCCATATTATTCGGAAATCCCCGTCGCTCTTGCCAGCTTCGCCCATGAGGGAAAGGCGCAGATTTTAACTGTTATCGATGGGGAGCGAATAGAAAAATTTGATATAGAAATACAAAAAATTGTGAGGCAGAATTTCCCCAGTACAAAGGGAATGATTATAAAAATTATAGATCCGAGGCTGATAGAAAAAACCGGCGGCATCGTACAGGGAATGAGCGGGAGTCCCATAATCCAAGATGGTTATCTGGTAGGAGCTGTTACACACGTATTCGTCAATGATCCTACAAGGGGTTATGGAGTTTTTGCCGAATGGATGATTGAGGAAATATCGAAATTGAAAATTGAACGACAGGTATCTAATTTTTAA
- a CDS encoding polyprenyl synthetase family protein — translation MKNFEIELKEAGKIIEKALDFYIPKSNEYPQKIHEAMRYSTFNGGKRIRPVLTMKAAELFGLQGEKVIPTACGIEMIHTYSLIHDDLPIMDNDDFRRGKPTCHKVFGDAIALLAGDALLTLAFNTIVKNAQIEGISMQAVIDVIGRISRASGSLGMIGGQTVDILSQGVSIDEKTLFYMDYHKTGCLIQASLWAGARLAEAPASDLNKLDIFGEKIGLIFQIVDDLLDICGDEKKLGKPVGSDVRNKKSTFPSVYGYENSVKLIKDLSEEAKEIILEFKNGEFFVQLVDFLVERQY, via the coding sequence TTGAAGAATTTTGAAATCGAACTGAAGGAAGCCGGCAAAATAATTGAAAAAGCTCTTGACTTTTACATACCGAAAAGCAACGAGTATCCGCAGAAAATTCACGAAGCCATGCGTTACAGCACTTTCAACGGAGGCAAGCGAATCAGACCGGTGCTGACGATGAAAGCCGCAGAACTTTTCGGATTGCAGGGGGAAAAGGTAATACCCACAGCCTGCGGAATAGAAATGATCCATACTTATTCGCTCATTCATGACGACCTACCCATAATGGATAATGATGATTTTAGAAGGGGAAAGCCCACATGCCATAAGGTCTTCGGGGACGCCATTGCGCTTTTAGCCGGAGATGCCCTGCTTACCCTTGCCTTCAATACGATAGTTAAGAATGCACAAATCGAGGGCATATCCATGCAGGCTGTAATTGACGTCATAGGCAGGATATCTCGGGCGTCGGGGAGTCTGGGGATGATTGGAGGCCAAACCGTCGATATTCTGTCGCAGGGCGTATCGATAGATGAAAAAACCTTGTTTTATATGGATTACCATAAGACCGGCTGTCTGATTCAAGCATCTCTCTGGGCAGGAGCGAGACTGGCGGAAGCCCCCGCATCGGATCTTAATAAATTAGATATATTCGGAGAGAAGATCGGTCTTATTTTTCAGATAGTCGACGACCTCTTAGATATCTGTGGCGACGAAAAAAAGCTCGGAAAGCCGGTAGGAAGCGACGTTAGAAACAAAAAGAGTACTTTCCCGAGCGTATACGGGTATGAGAATTCCGTAAAGCTTATTAAGGATCTTTCGGAAGAAGCCAAAGAAATAATACTTGAATTTAAAAACGGTGAATTTTTCGTGCAATTGGTCGATTTTCTCGTTGAACGACAGTATTGA
- the amaP gene encoding alkaline shock response membrane anchor protein AmaP: MKLYDRVIIALISLITAVISAVVILFSVKAFSLDLLWTRLQYFYGRWEIGMVGGIFFILSLGFLLSGLRNRKAEEALISSGELGNVNISFNAVENLILKVTRDKEKIKDVKVKIRQKGDSLSVVLKIVVVPDVKIPELTAELQKAVKDYVESMAGITIKDVSINVENIAGQYKQKVK, from the coding sequence ATGAAGCTCTACGATAGAGTTATTATAGCTCTTATTTCTTTAATTACCGCCGTCATTTCCGCAGTGGTTATATTATTTTCTGTAAAGGCTTTTTCTTTGGATCTTTTGTGGACAAGACTCCAGTATTTTTACGGCCGCTGGGAAATCGGTATGGTAGGCGGTATTTTTTTCATATTGAGCCTCGGGTTTTTGCTTTCCGGGTTAAGGAATCGGAAAGCTGAGGAGGCTCTCATTAGCAGCGGAGAACTGGGAAATGTAAATATTTCTTTTAACGCAGTTGAAAATTTAATACTTAAGGTGACCAGGGATAAAGAAAAAATAAAGGATGTTAAGGTAAAGATAAGACAGAAGGGAGACTCATTATCCGTAGTGCTCAAGATAGTTGTCGTGCCCGATGTAAAAATCCCCGAATTGACTGCAGAACTGCAGAAAGCAGTAAAAGACTACGTGGAGTCCATGGCGGGCATCACCATAAAAGACGTATCTATAAACGTAGAAAATATTGCCGGCCAGTACAAGCAAAAAGTAAAATGA
- a CDS encoding DUF2273 domain-containing protein, with protein sequence MDVLWDLWQQHRGKILGAILGFLAGVLILVFGFIKAIFLISCVFIGYYIGKHLDKGESLRDILDKILPPGK encoded by the coding sequence ATGGACGTTCTTTGGGATCTATGGCAACAACACCGGGGGAAGATTTTAGGTGCGATTTTGGGGTTTCTAGCGGGTGTTTTAATATTAGTTTTCGGTTTTATAAAAGCCATCTTTCTTATTTCTTGCGTTTTTATAGGTTATTATATTGGTAAGCATCTCGATAAAGGGGAAAGCCTGCGGGATATTCTTGATAAAATTTTACCACCGGGTAAGTAA
- the nusB gene encoding transcription antitermination factor NusB, protein MLQLSRKLAREWCFKILFAIDAGGNTIDEAMKITVNKPLNEDIREFMLKEVNGVLEKKECIDEIIDEYCVDWELERLNIADRNIMRLAIYEIFFSDDIPLSVSINEAVEIAKKYGDEKSPKFVNGVLGAIARDREKLRHRFSI, encoded by the coding sequence GTGCTGCAATTGAGCAGGAAACTTGCAAGAGAATGGTGTTTCAAAATATTATTTGCCATCGATGCAGGTGGCAACACTATAGATGAAGCTATGAAAATAACGGTAAACAAGCCTTTAAACGAGGATATTAGAGAATTTATGCTCAAAGAAGTCAATGGGGTGTTGGAGAAAAAGGAGTGCATTGATGAAATTATAGACGAATACTGTGTTGACTGGGAGTTGGAGCGCCTGAATATAGCAGATAGGAATATCATGAGACTCGCAATCTATGAAATATTTTTCAGCGATGATATTCCTTTAAGCGTATCTATTAATGAGGCAGTAGAAATAGCAAAGAAATACGGTGATGAGAAGTCTCCGAAGTTTGTAAACGGGGTTCTGGGAGCCATTGCCAGGGATAGAGAAAAGCTCCGGCATCGTTTTTCAATATAA
- the xseA gene encoding exodeoxyribonuclease VII large subunit, which translates to MAAPVLTVSELTGIIKYLFDSNEILRQVYVRGEISNFKYHLSGHIYFVLKDEKAQIRCVMFKNKSVLLPFMPENGMRVVAFGYVTVYEKNGEYQLYVDDMEPDGIGALYLAYEKLKAKLQKEGLFDANRKKAIPFLPKNIGIITSINGAAIKDLLTVIRRRFPNVNILIAPVSVQGKQAADEICEAIKDLNRIGKLDVIIVARGGGSIEELWTFNEEKVARAIYSSRIPIISAVGHETDYTIADFVADKRAPTPSAAGEMVVPEKNQLLADIDQRKKRIIAAMCAFLNTRKQGIEYIRRSVVFRKLRSEVDNNRIQLDVLTRRLLRETMNQITVKKSALKSLMGRLDVLSPLSVLDRGYSICQTIDDLRIVKRVEEVSSGEEVKVILSNGYLLCEVRSKGKKVVRENGRV; encoded by the coding sequence ATGGCTGCGCCTGTATTGACGGTCAGTGAGCTGACGGGTATAATTAAATACTTGTTCGATTCCAACGAAATCTTGCGCCAGGTGTACGTCAGAGGTGAGATTTCAAATTTTAAATACCATCTTTCGGGGCACATTTACTTTGTCCTTAAGGATGAGAAAGCTCAAATCCGGTGCGTAATGTTTAAAAACAAGAGCGTATTACTACCTTTCATGCCGGAAAACGGAATGAGGGTTGTGGCCTTTGGATACGTAACAGTATACGAAAAAAACGGGGAATATCAATTGTATGTGGACGATATGGAACCCGACGGTATCGGTGCGCTTTACCTGGCGTATGAGAAATTAAAAGCAAAACTACAAAAAGAAGGATTATTCGATGCTAATAGAAAAAAAGCCATACCATTTCTGCCGAAAAATATAGGGATTATTACTTCGATAAACGGTGCAGCTATTAAGGATTTGCTTACCGTCATCAGGAGAAGGTTTCCCAATGTCAACATCCTTATAGCTCCTGTTTCGGTGCAGGGCAAACAGGCTGCTGACGAAATATGCGAGGCAATAAAAGACCTAAACAGGATAGGGAAACTGGATGTTATAATTGTGGCTAGGGGAGGAGGTTCCATAGAGGAGCTCTGGACTTTTAATGAAGAAAAGGTGGCCCGGGCGATATACAGTTCCAGAATCCCAATAATATCGGCAGTAGGGCACGAGACCGATTATACAATAGCCGATTTTGTGGCTGATAAAAGGGCTCCAACGCCTTCTGCAGCCGGGGAAATGGTGGTGCCCGAAAAAAACCAGCTGCTCGCCGATATAGATCAGAGGAAAAAAAGGATAATTGCTGCTATGTGCGCCTTTTTAAATACCAGGAAGCAGGGAATAGAATACATAAGAAGGTCGGTAGTCTTCAGAAAACTGAGGTCGGAAGTAGACAATAACAGAATACAACTGGATGTCCTGACTAGAAGGCTTTTGAGAGAAACTATGAACCAAATAACTGTCAAAAAGTCCGCTCTAAAGAGTCTAATGGGGAGGCTTGATGTTTTAAGCCCGCTTTCCGTGCTGGACAGGGGTTACAGTATATGCCAGACCATTGACGATCTAAGGATCGTGAAAAGGGTGGAGGAAGTATCTTCGGGCGAAGAAGTAAAGGTTATTCTTTCCAACGGTTACCTCTTGTGCGAGGTCAGAAGCAAGGGAAAGAAGGTGGTGCGCGAAAATGGCAGAGTATAA
- a CDS encoding Asp23/Gls24 family envelope stress response protein — METNSGKGSIRIADEVVSIIAGLAATEIEGVAGMSGGIAGGIAEMLGRKNLSKGVKVQVGEKEVAVDLYIIVNYGVRIPEVAWKVQENVKKAIENMTGLSVVEVNIHVQGVNFGQPGKEEDSKAK, encoded by the coding sequence ATGGAAACAAACAGCGGAAAAGGGTCCATAAGGATAGCCGATGAAGTTGTAAGCATAATAGCCGGCCTTGCTGCTACAGAAATTGAAGGGGTAGCGGGTATGAGCGGCGGCATAGCGGGCGGTATAGCCGAAATGCTCGGGCGGAAAAATTTATCAAAAGGCGTAAAAGTCCAGGTGGGAGAAAAAGAGGTAGCGGTCGATCTTTACATAATAGTTAACTACGGAGTGCGAATTCCGGAAGTAGCTTGGAAAGTCCAGGAAAACGTAAAGAAAGCTATAGAAAATATGACCGGACTTTCGGTGGTTGAAGTTAACATACACGTTCAGGGAGTAAATTTCGGTCAACCCGGGAAAGAAGAAGATTCCAAAGCAAAATAA
- the recN gene encoding DNA repair protein RecN encodes MLLKLIIKDFALIDDIEIDFKRGLNILTGETGAGKSIIIDAIGMILGERASSEYIRSGKESSVIEAVFEYDNEQVSAFLRELGIEEEDNTLIISRQITDQGKNYCRINGKSVPVSALKNLGKYLIDIHGQHQHQSLLNPERHLEMLDLLGGDEIANVKKQVGQYYRRILDTVYRLETLKRSREEFFRYREQLQFEIEELERAQLKPQEDVMLEEEREILAHSEKILKNLNFSLLLLYEGDETTAPVIDNLCRIISALEDIKDYFKPVEQPLASLKNILYEVEDVVSTIRECVKSIDFDPGRLDEIQARLALLDRLKSKYNMSIEELLNYKEQAASKLEEALNIDDEISKLESSLKELKENYINSSLKLHELRKKVAAAFEKDIFKELNDLGMKGTKLSVDIKWVETDTGVEINGKTYKMNENGLDSVEFLISTNPGEPLKPLAKIVSGGEASRIMLALKNILARIDNIPCLIFDEIDAGIGGRISQIVGEKMAKVARNHQVLCVTHSPQIASLGDAHFCIRKVVNKNKTSTIVSEIRGEERVKEIARMLGGAEITSTTLVHAREMLKMAEDIKKNL; translated from the coding sequence ATGCTCCTTAAACTAATAATTAAGGATTTTGCTCTTATTGATGATATAGAAATTGATTTCAAGCGGGGGTTGAACATACTGACCGGCGAAACCGGAGCCGGCAAATCGATTATAATTGACGCAATAGGCATGATCCTGGGGGAGCGGGCTTCTAGTGAGTACATCAGATCAGGCAAAGAAAGTTCGGTTATAGAGGCAGTATTCGAATACGATAACGAACAGGTAAGCGCTTTTTTAAGGGAATTGGGGATCGAGGAGGAAGATAATACTCTAATAATTTCCCGTCAGATTACCGATCAGGGAAAAAACTACTGCAGGATAAACGGCAAGAGCGTTCCCGTATCGGCACTGAAAAATTTAGGTAAATACCTCATCGATATACACGGCCAGCACCAGCACCAGTCACTCTTGAATCCCGAACGTCACCTGGAAATGCTGGACCTGCTCGGCGGTGACGAGATCGCAAATGTAAAAAAACAAGTAGGGCAGTATTACAGAAGGATCCTGGATACCGTTTACAGGCTTGAGACTCTTAAAAGGAGCCGTGAGGAATTTTTCAGGTACAGGGAACAGCTACAATTCGAAATCGAAGAGCTTGAAAGAGCACAGCTAAAGCCCCAGGAAGATGTGATGCTGGAGGAAGAGCGCGAAATACTAGCGCATTCCGAAAAAATATTGAAAAATCTAAATTTTAGTTTATTATTGCTTTACGAAGGCGATGAGACTACCGCCCCGGTAATAGACAATTTATGCAGAATAATAAGCGCCCTGGAAGATATAAAGGATTATTTTAAACCTGTCGAACAACCTCTAGCTTCACTGAAGAATATTCTGTACGAGGTAGAAGATGTTGTTTCCACCATAAGAGAATGCGTCAAATCTATTGATTTCGATCCCGGGCGTCTGGACGAAATCCAGGCAAGGCTCGCACTGCTGGACCGTTTAAAGAGCAAGTACAACATGAGTATCGAAGAGCTTTTAAACTATAAAGAACAGGCTGCCTCGAAACTGGAGGAGGCTTTGAATATCGACGATGAGATATCAAAATTGGAATCTTCTTTAAAAGAATTAAAAGAGAATTATATCAATTCTTCCTTAAAATTGCACGAACTGCGTAAGAAGGTAGCGGCCGCTTTTGAAAAAGATATTTTTAAAGAGCTGAATGACCTCGGAATGAAAGGAACAAAATTATCGGTGGACATTAAGTGGGTGGAAACCGATACAGGAGTAGAAATAAATGGAAAGACTTACAAAATGAATGAAAACGGTTTGGACAGCGTTGAATTTCTAATTTCCACCAATCCCGGCGAGCCGCTAAAACCGTTGGCAAAAATAGTATCCGGCGGGGAAGCTTCCCGTATTATGTTAGCTTTAAAAAACATTCTAGCAAGAATCGATAATATTCCGTGTCTAATCTTCGACGAGATAGACGCTGGGATCGGAGGAAGGATATCCCAAATAGTTGGAGAAAAGATGGCTAAAGTAGCTAGGAACCATCAAGTGCTTTGTGTTACTCACTCCCCACAGATAGCGAGCTTAGGAGACGCACATTTTTGTATAAGAAAAGTAGTAAATAAAAACAAAACCAGTACCATCGTATCAGAGATAAGAGGAGAAGAAAGAGTTAAAGAAATAGCAAGAATGCTGGGTGGAGCTGAGATCACCAGCACTACTTTGGTCCATGCCAGAGAAATGCTGAAAATGGCCGAAGACATAAAAAAGAATTTATAA
- a CDS encoding PD-(D/E)XK nuclease family protein gives MDLYAVFLLIILGAILGILGWKYFLDLKLRKRMEKARISERGAVSLLKKHGFDIVDVQKEASYEVFVNGKPHKVTVRADVIVKKDGKIYVAEIKSGKTSPSLNTSATRRQLLEYYLVYKPAGLILVDMEQRKIKTVEYSILKRDYFQVRYLFYAVVIFFIGFIMGFLTRGE, from the coding sequence ATGGATTTATATGCTGTTTTCTTATTGATTATTTTAGGTGCTATTCTGGGGATACTTGGATGGAAGTATTTTCTTGACCTTAAGCTTAGGAAGCGAATGGAAAAAGCCCGTATAAGCGAACGCGGAGCTGTGAGTTTGCTAAAAAAACACGGTTTTGATATAGTAGATGTACAGAAAGAAGCTTCCTACGAGGTGTTCGTAAACGGAAAACCCCATAAAGTTACCGTAAGGGCTGACGTGATAGTAAAAAAGGATGGGAAAATATACGTGGCGGAGATAAAATCAGGCAAGACATCCCCCTCTTTAAACACATCTGCCACCCGAAGACAGCTATTGGAATATTATCTAGTTTATAAACCTGCTGGACTAATACTAGTGGATATGGAACAGAGAAAAATTAAAACCGTTGAGTATTCGATTCTTAAAAGAGATTACTTTCAAGTGCGCTATCTTTTTTACGCCGTTGTCATTTTTTTTATCGGCTTTATAATGGGTTTTTTAACCAGAGGTGAATGA
- a CDS encoding TlyA family RNA methyltransferase: MQKERLDVLLVQRGLFSSRERAKSEIMMGNVFVNNKKIDKPGTMVDINSDIIVKERSLPYVSRGGLKLKKALTAFSIDVRGKVALDAGASTGGFTDCLLKEGATKVYAVDVGYGQLDYSLRNDPRVVNIERKNIRYIRFEDIGELVDIITADLSFISLSKVFEPLYSILKEDGDLITLIKPQFEVGKSEVKNGVVRDRKLHEKAISEVIASAEVAGFFCRGVTFSPIKGPKGNIEFLAWFKKYRDIDSKIDIKKIVEEAHTLLN; the protein is encoded by the coding sequence TTGCAGAAAGAAAGGCTTGACGTGTTGCTGGTTCAGCGGGGACTTTTTTCCAGCAGGGAGCGAGCGAAATCCGAGATAATGATGGGTAACGTCTTCGTCAACAATAAAAAAATAGATAAACCCGGGACCATGGTGGATATAAATTCAGATATTATAGTGAAAGAAAGATCCTTGCCATATGTCAGCAGGGGTGGGTTGAAACTTAAAAAAGCCCTCACTGCCTTTTCAATAGACGTTAGAGGGAAGGTTGCACTGGATGCTGGTGCTTCGACGGGGGGGTTTACCGATTGCCTGCTAAAAGAAGGTGCTACCAAAGTTTATGCGGTCGACGTGGGGTACGGACAGCTTGATTATTCCCTAAGAAACGATCCGAGGGTCGTAAACATCGAGCGGAAAAATATAAGATATATTAGATTTGAAGATATAGGGGAACTGGTGGATATAATAACCGCAGATCTTTCATTTATCTCGTTATCCAAGGTATTCGAACCTCTCTATTCAATTTTAAAAGAGGATGGAGATCTTATCACTCTTATTAAACCACAGTTTGAGGTTGGTAAGAGTGAGGTAAAAAACGGAGTCGTGCGCGACAGAAAGTTGCACGAGAAAGCCATAAGTGAAGTAATTGCTTCGGCCGAGGTTGCCGGTTTTTTTTGCAGGGGTGTCACCTTTTCGCCGATAAAAGGGCCTAAGGGCAATATAGAATTTTTAGCATGGTTTAAAAAATATCGCGATATCGATTCAAAGATAGACATTAAAAAAATTGTTGAGGAGGCTCACACGCTTCTTAATTAA